Proteins from a genomic interval of Maniola jurtina chromosome 8, ilManJurt1.1, whole genome shotgun sequence:
- the LOC123867653 gene encoding 5-aminolevulinate synthase, nonspecific, mitochondrial isoform X1: protein MPCPFLGSMNQGFVRNYGSVLLKQYGNLCPILSRGFRSLGVDETKCPFIQDNSIVSEAPREMTEDIKESVPTYQYDKFFSEQINAKKKDYSYRVFRKVSRLAAEGMYPQALEGPEHRRVTVWCANDYLGASRHRAVQDAAVSAIRAYGTGAGGTRNIAGNSQMTEKLEAEIAKLHKKPAALIFSSCFVANDATLSTLAKIMPGCIVYSDAGNHASMIQGIRNSRAPKHIFRHNDPNHLRELLSASPAGVPKLVVFETVHSMSGAICPLEEMCNIAHEYGALTFVDEVHAVGLYGKHGAGIAEERGLEHHIDIVSGTLGKAFGNVGGYIAGSSLLVDTIRSLAPGFIFTTALPPPTLAGSLAAIRLLASEEGRSMRAKHQGIVRYLKLSLLIAGLPQMPSVSHIVPVPITGADKVALVAESLMKRGHYVQAINYPTVARGEERLRFAPGPHHTPEMIDSLVTALIESFHENNIRFDQFMVNGACRECSMEYKVDIAYEEPYKYTMIAA, encoded by the coding sequence ATGCCTTGCCCTTTCCTAGGATCAATGAATCAAGGATTCGTGAGGAATTACGGCAGCGTGCTGCTCAAACAATATGGAAACCTGTGCCCGATCCTCTCGCGGGGCTTCCGCTCCCTCGGGGTCGACGAAACCAAGTGCCCCTTCATTCAGGACAACTCGATCGTTTCCGAGGCTCCGAGAGAGATGACCGAGGACATCAAGGAGAGCGTGCCCACGTACCAGTACGACAAGTTCTTCAGTGAACAAATCAACGCCAAGAAGAAGGATTACTCGTACCGAGTGTTCAGGAAGGTGTCTCGTCTCGCGGCGGAGGGTATGTATCCGCAGGCGCTGGAGGGGCCCGAGCACCGGCGCGTGACGGTGTGGTGCGCCAACGACTACCTGGGAGCGTCGCGCCACCGCGCCGTGCAGGACGCGGCCGTCTCCGCCATCCGCGCCTACGGCACGGGCGCGGGCGGCACGCGCAACATCGCGGGCAACTCCCAGATGACCGAAAAACTCGAAGCCGAAATCGCCAAACTCCACAAGAAGCCCGCCGCCCTCATCTTCAGTTCCTGCTTTGTTGCAAATGATGCGACTTTATCGACTCTAGCTAAAATCATGCCAGGTTGTATTGTATACTCGGACGCGGGCAACCACGCTTCCATGATACAGGGGATCAGGAACAGCCGGGCACCCAAGCATATTTTTAGGCACAATGACCCCAACCACCTTAGAGAATTATTATCGGCGTCGCCGGCCGGTGTACCGAAGCTAGTCGTTTTTGAGACTGTTCACTCGATGAGTGGAGCTATTTGTCCTTTAGAAGAAATGTGTAATATTGCTCACGAGTATGGGGCGTTGACCTTCGTGGATGAGGTGCATGCTGTGGGGCTGTATGGAAAACATGGAGCTGGCATTGCAGAGGAGAGAGGTTTGGAGCACCACATAGACATAGTGTCTGGAACTTTGGGTAAAGCCTTTGGGAATGTGGGTGGATACATTGCTGGGTCTAGTCTGCTGGTGGACACCATCCGGTCGCTCGCTCCTGGGTTTATTTTCACGACAGCGCTTCCTCCTCCAACTTTAGCAGGTTCCTTGGCAGCTATACGCCTTTTGGCCAGCGAGGAAGGAAGAAGTATGAGAGCAAAACACCAAGGAATTGTGAGATACTTAAAACTATCTTTGCTCATCGCCGGCCTTCCTCAAATGCCATCTGTGAGTCACATAGTGCCCGTACCGATAACTGGAGCAGACAAGGTTGCCCTGGTGGCAGAATCCTTGATGAAGAGGGGTCATTACGTGCAAGCTATCAACTACCCGACGGTAGCTCGGGGGGAGGAGCGCTTGAGGTTCGCGCCGGGGCCTCACCACACGCCAGAAATGATAGACAGCCTGGTCACTGCCTTGATTGAATCATtccatgaaaataatataaggtTCGACCAGTTTATGGTGAACGGCGCTTGCCGAGAATGCAGTATGGAGTACAAGGTCGACATCGCGTATGAAGAACCATACAAGTACACCATGATTGCTGCATAA
- the LOC123867653 gene encoding 5-aminolevulinate synthase, nonspecific, mitochondrial isoform X2, whose translation MNQGFVRNYGSVLLKQYGNLCPILSRGFRSLGVDETKCPFIQDNSIVSEAPREMTEDIKESVPTYQYDKFFSEQINAKKKDYSYRVFRKVSRLAAEGMYPQALEGPEHRRVTVWCANDYLGASRHRAVQDAAVSAIRAYGTGAGGTRNIAGNSQMTEKLEAEIAKLHKKPAALIFSSCFVANDATLSTLAKIMPGCIVYSDAGNHASMIQGIRNSRAPKHIFRHNDPNHLRELLSASPAGVPKLVVFETVHSMSGAICPLEEMCNIAHEYGALTFVDEVHAVGLYGKHGAGIAEERGLEHHIDIVSGTLGKAFGNVGGYIAGSSLLVDTIRSLAPGFIFTTALPPPTLAGSLAAIRLLASEEGRSMRAKHQGIVRYLKLSLLIAGLPQMPSVSHIVPVPITGADKVALVAESLMKRGHYVQAINYPTVARGEERLRFAPGPHHTPEMIDSLVTALIESFHENNIRFDQFMVNGACRECSMEYKVDIAYEEPYKYTMIAA comes from the coding sequence ATGAATCAAGGATTCGTGAGGAATTACGGCAGCGTGCTGCTCAAACAATATGGAAACCTGTGCCCGATCCTCTCGCGGGGCTTCCGCTCCCTCGGGGTCGACGAAACCAAGTGCCCCTTCATTCAGGACAACTCGATCGTTTCCGAGGCTCCGAGAGAGATGACCGAGGACATCAAGGAGAGCGTGCCCACGTACCAGTACGACAAGTTCTTCAGTGAACAAATCAACGCCAAGAAGAAGGATTACTCGTACCGAGTGTTCAGGAAGGTGTCTCGTCTCGCGGCGGAGGGTATGTATCCGCAGGCGCTGGAGGGGCCCGAGCACCGGCGCGTGACGGTGTGGTGCGCCAACGACTACCTGGGAGCGTCGCGCCACCGCGCCGTGCAGGACGCGGCCGTCTCCGCCATCCGCGCCTACGGCACGGGCGCGGGCGGCACGCGCAACATCGCGGGCAACTCCCAGATGACCGAAAAACTCGAAGCCGAAATCGCCAAACTCCACAAGAAGCCCGCCGCCCTCATCTTCAGTTCCTGCTTTGTTGCAAATGATGCGACTTTATCGACTCTAGCTAAAATCATGCCAGGTTGTATTGTATACTCGGACGCGGGCAACCACGCTTCCATGATACAGGGGATCAGGAACAGCCGGGCACCCAAGCATATTTTTAGGCACAATGACCCCAACCACCTTAGAGAATTATTATCGGCGTCGCCGGCCGGTGTACCGAAGCTAGTCGTTTTTGAGACTGTTCACTCGATGAGTGGAGCTATTTGTCCTTTAGAAGAAATGTGTAATATTGCTCACGAGTATGGGGCGTTGACCTTCGTGGATGAGGTGCATGCTGTGGGGCTGTATGGAAAACATGGAGCTGGCATTGCAGAGGAGAGAGGTTTGGAGCACCACATAGACATAGTGTCTGGAACTTTGGGTAAAGCCTTTGGGAATGTGGGTGGATACATTGCTGGGTCTAGTCTGCTGGTGGACACCATCCGGTCGCTCGCTCCTGGGTTTATTTTCACGACAGCGCTTCCTCCTCCAACTTTAGCAGGTTCCTTGGCAGCTATACGCCTTTTGGCCAGCGAGGAAGGAAGAAGTATGAGAGCAAAACACCAAGGAATTGTGAGATACTTAAAACTATCTTTGCTCATCGCCGGCCTTCCTCAAATGCCATCTGTGAGTCACATAGTGCCCGTACCGATAACTGGAGCAGACAAGGTTGCCCTGGTGGCAGAATCCTTGATGAAGAGGGGTCATTACGTGCAAGCTATCAACTACCCGACGGTAGCTCGGGGGGAGGAGCGCTTGAGGTTCGCGCCGGGGCCTCACCACACGCCAGAAATGATAGACAGCCTGGTCACTGCCTTGATTGAATCATtccatgaaaataatataaggtTCGACCAGTTTATGGTGAACGGCGCTTGCCGAGAATGCAGTATGGAGTACAAGGTCGACATCGCGTATGAAGAACCATACAAGTACACCATGATTGCTGCATAA
- the LOC123867656 gene encoding glycosylphosphatidylinositol anchor biosynthesis protein 11 — protein sequence MFSLNNHLELRRVTISSLLTCIYLPSIVTVISYKGLLYSVGNASSIYILVLIFLAELMKSFYLNSSNEFQVKKKNKNRASEVIKSVVFFFGVVFCFFVAIILFGAPVLENHDGTLMLSCLLTLLTIFPLIAHAGVESAMQLLFGVKNFSRDTIIAMLVNNALMTICGAWLGAVVIPLDWNTPWQQWPIPCYLGAIGGYLLSNVLTVTKVTLMSASNKYPALNFFVNVINRLHISK from the coding sequence ATGTTTTCGTTGAACAATCATTTAGAACTGCGAAGAGTTACTATTTCCAGTCTGTTAACATGCATTTACCTGCCGAGCATTGTGACTGTGATATCTTACAAGGGTCTCCTGTACTCTGTTGGGAATGCCTCCTCAATTTATATCCTGGTTCTTATATTTCTGGCAGAGTTGATGAAATCATTTTACCTGAACTCTAGTAATGAATTTCAAGTTAAGAAGAAGAATAAAAACCGTGCTAGCGAGGTTATTAAATCTGTAGTGTTTTTCTTTGGAgttgtgttttgttttttcGTGGCTATAATCTTGTTTGGCGCTCCGGTGTTAGAGAATCATGATGGGACGTTAATGTTGTCTTGTCTACTTACTTTGTTAACTATATTTCCGTTAATCGCTCATGCGGGTGTCGAATCAGCGATGCAACTTTTGTTTGGTGTTAAAAACTTCTCTCGAGACACGATAATTGCTATGTTGGTAAATAACGCTTTGATGACAATCTGCGGAGCTTGGCTTGGCGCTGTTGTGATTCCTTTAGACTGGAACACCCCGTGGCAGCAATGGCCAATACCATGTTATTTAGGAGCTATTGGTGGTTACTTGTTATCAAATGTGTTAACTGTGACCAAAGTCACTCTAATGTCAGCATCTAATAAGTATCCAGCGCTCAACTTTTTTGTTAATGTTATAAATAGATTGCATATTTCTAAATAA